In Populus alba chromosome 1, ASM523922v2, whole genome shotgun sequence, a single window of DNA contains:
- the LOC118033685 gene encoding probable glutathione peroxidase 8, with product MIPSQFSSFCFSCFTLLPLLHLLLSASLASSMATQTSKNPESVYDFTIKDAKENDVDLSIFKGKVLLIVNVASKCGMTNSNYAELNQLYEKYKDQGLEILAFPCNQFGEEEPGTNDQITDFVCTRFKSEFPIFDKIDVNGENASPLYKFLKLGKWGIFGDDIQWNFAKFLVSKDGQVVGRYYPTTSPLSLERDIKQLLEIS from the exons ATGATTCCGTCTCAGTTCTCTTCGTTTTGCTTCAGCTGTTTTACTCTTTTACCGCTTCTTCACTTGCTTCTCTCTGCCTCTTTAGCTTCTTCAATGGCAACCCAAACCTCAAAGAACCCAGAATCAGTCTATGACTTCACTATCAAG GATGCTAAGGAAAATGATGTGGATCTTAGCATTTTCAAGGGAAAAGTGTTGCTGATTGTTAATGTTGCTTCAAAATG TGGTATGACCAACTCAAATTACGCTGAATTGAATCAATTATATGAGAAGTACAAAGATCAAG GACTGGAGATACTGGCATTTCCATGCAATCAGTTTGGGGAGGAGGAACCAGGAACTAATGATCAGATCACAGACTTTGTCTGCACTCGCTTCAAATCAGAATTTCCCATCTTTGACAAG ATTGATGTAAATGGTGAGAATGCTTCTCCACTGTACAAGTTCTTGAAGTTGGGGAAATGGGGAATTTTTGGTGATGATATTCAGTGGAACTTCGCTAAGTTCCTTGTCAGCAAGGATGGCCAAGTTGTTGGTCGTTACTACCCCACAACTTCACCTCTTAGTCTTGAG CGTGACATAAAGCAACTGCTGGAGATCTCATGA